The following are from one region of the Salvia hispanica cultivar TCC Black 2014 chromosome 1, UniMelb_Shisp_WGS_1.0, whole genome shotgun sequence genome:
- the LOC125215706 gene encoding selenium-binding protein 1-like translates to MMALAKNLGVVENGCCNKGPGYASPLQAMSGPNETLIYVTCIYTGTGREKPDYLATVDIDPNSPTYSKVIHRLPMPYLGDELHHSGWNACSSCHGDPSAARRFLILPSLLSGRIYAVDTQKDLRAPSLHKVIDPKEIIEKTGLAYPHTAHCLASGEIMVSCLGDGDGNAQGNGFLLLDSDFNVKGRWEKPGHNPLYGYDFWYQPRHKTMISTASGAPATFTKGFKFEDVFEGLYGRQLHVYSWPGGELKQILDLGNTGLLPLEIRFMHDPAKDTGFAACAFASNIVRFFKKPDETWGHEVAISVKPLKVQNWIQREMPGLITYFLISLDDRFLYLSNWFHGDIRQYNVEDPANPRLVGQVWVGGIIKKGSPVVAEAEDGTTYQTQLPQVQGNQLSGGPQMLQLSLDGKRLYVTNSMFSTWDRQFYPEMVEKGSHMLQIDVDTETGGLEINPRFFVDFGAEPDGPSLAHEMRYPGGDCTSDIWM, encoded by the exons ATGATGGCATTGGCAAAAAATTTGGGTGTGGTGGAAAATGGGTGCTGCAACAAAGGACCAGGTTATGCTTCTCCGCTTCAAGCCATGTCTGGCCCCAACGAAACCTTAATCTACGTTACTTGCATTTATACTG GAACTGGAAGAGAGAAGCCAGATTACCTTGCTACTGTGGATATTGATCCGAATTCGCCAACGTATTCTAAAGTCATTCATCGACTACCCATGCCTTACCTTGGAGACGAACTGCACCACTCTGGATGGAATGCTTGCAGCTCTTGCCATGGAGATCCATCAGCTGCTAGACGCTTTCTTATTCTCCCTTCGTTATT GTCTGGGCGCATATATGCCGTTGATACTCAAAAGGATCTGAGGGCTCCATCTTTGCATAAGGTCATTGATCCCAAGGAAATAATTGAGAAGACGGGGCTGGCATATCCTCACACAGCTCATTGTCTTGCGTCTGGTGAAATCATGGTGTCGTGTcttggagatggagatggaaATGCTCAAGGAAATGGATTTCTACTCCTGGACTCCGACTTTAATGTCAAAGGAAG GTGGGAGAAACCAGGGCACAACCCCCTTTATGGCTATGATTTCTGGTACCAGCCTCGACACAAGACCATGATCAGCACAGCATCTGGAGCTCCAGCAACTTTTACGAAAGGTTTCaaatttgaggatgtttttgAAGGTCTATACGGGAGACAATTGCACGTCTACAGCTGGCCGGGAGGAGAGCTTAAACAGATATTGGATCTTGGAAATACTGGTCTCCTACCTTTGGAG ATACGATTCATGCATGATCCAGCCAAAGACACGGGCTTCGCGGCATGTGCTTTTGCAAGCAATATTGTAAGGTTTTTTAAGAAGCCGGATGAGACTTGGGGACACGAGGTAGCAATATCAGTGAAGCCACTCAAGGTGCAGAACTGGATTCAACGAGAGATGCCTGGGCTTATAACTTACTTCTTGATATCGCTCGATGATCGCTTCCTCTACCTTTCCAATTGGTTCCATGGCGACATAAGACAGTACAACGTTGAAGATCCTGCAAATCCGCGTTTGGTAGGCCAGGTTTGGGTCGGAGGCATAATCAAGAAAGGAAGTCCTGTTGTGGCGGAGGCGGAAGATGGCACAACTTACCAAACCCAACTACCTCAAGTCCAG GGTAACCAACTAAGTGGAGGACCGCAGATGTTACAGCTGAGTTTGGACGGGAAGCGCCTTTATGTTACAAACTCGATGTTCAGTACTTGGGACCGTCAGTTTTATCCGGAGATGGTGGAGAAAGGCAGTCACATGCTCCAGATTGATGTTGACACAGAGACGGGAGGTCTAGAGATCAACCCTAGGTTCTTTGTGGACTTTGGAGCTGAGCCGGATGGCCCGTCCCTCGCCCACGAGATGAGGTATCCTGGTGGGGATTGCACTTCCGACATCTGGATGTAA
- the LOC125202028 gene encoding LOW QUALITY PROTEIN: receptor-like kinase TMK4 (The sequence of the model RefSeq protein was modified relative to this genomic sequence to represent the inferred CDS: inserted 1 base in 1 codon): MATRLRLFLLLAFLSLILLSSAADDSAAMSKLLSSLSPLPRGWSSSAHFCTWNNVLCDSTNSFVTTINLNSASLSGTLPPEINTLSHLQSLQLQKNSLTGALPSFQNITSLHQLLLDTNNFASLPNNFLAGLTNLQVFTINDNSNLASWQFPAYLSDSSNLVDFYASNASINGAIPDIFNSLLNLQDLRLSYNNLTGSLPESFSGSEIRNLWLNNQELGLSGTIDVLSDMPQLVQVWLHANAFTGGIPDLSKCTNLFDLQLRDNMLTGLVPPSLINLPALLNVTLQNNKLQGRFPEFPDSVQTNLGADTNSFCLDHPGPCDPQVSTLLDVASSLGYPVAIAEEWKGNDACQDWQFILCDSQGGNVTVVNMGKQGFTGTISPAFANLTSLRTLVLSDNRLTGGIPAVLTTLKQLQTLDVSNNNLMGPILTFPRNVSFTYAGNAFLGKSDSRGGGPSQLDGSSGSSNKSSSVGMVVGVVIAVLVFVGIVLFVSYKCYLKGRDKRLRGIERSKQEKEMATRNGVNRNAGVSNETMSQNSGDHSKMPVLEGGNIAFSIQNLRQVTDNFSEENILGKGGFGVVYMGELHDGTKIAVKRMKSNDMGTKGMKEFQAEIAVLTKVRHRHLVALLGYCINGHEKLLVYEYMPQGHLGQHLFEWEKHGYQFLTWKQRVTIALDVARGVEYLHSLAQQSFIHRDLKPSNILLSDDMRAKVADFGLVRSASDGKYSVETKLAGTFGYLAPEYAATGRVTTKVDVYAFGVVLMEILAGRKALEEKMPNEKSQLVTWFRRVLIGKENLRKSIDQNLQPDDETYESICKVAELAGHCTAREXFQRPDMGHAVNILGPLVEQWKPSIATESEGDGVNLRMGLHQVLQRWQANEGTSRMFDDFSYSQTQSTIPSKPTGFSDTNSSTDSR; the protein is encoded by the exons ATGGCCACGCGCCTCcgcctcttcctcctcctcgccTTTCTCAGCCTCATCCTcctctcctccgccgccgatGATTCCGCCGCCATGTCCAAGCTCCTCTCCTCCCTCTCCCCGCTCCCCCGCGGCTGGTCCTCCTCCGCCCACTTCTGCACCTGGAACAACGTCCTGTGCGACTCCACCAACTCCTTCGTCACCACCATCAACCTCAACTCCGCCTCCCTCTCCGGCACTCTCCCCCCCGAAATCAACACCCTCTCCCACCTCCAATCCCTCCAACTCCAGAAAAACTCCCTCACCGGCGCCCTCCCTTCCTTCCAAAACATCACCTCTCTCCACCAATTACTCCTCGACACCAACAATTTCGCTTCCCTCCCCAACAACTTCCTCGCCGGCCTCACCAATCTCCAGGTTTTCACCATAAACGACAACAGCAATCTCGCTTCCTGGCAATTCCCCGCTTACCTCTCCGATAGTTCAAATCTTGTAGATTTTTACGCCAGCAATGCCAGCATTAACGGCGCCATTCCAGACATTTTCAATTCTTTGCTTAATCTGCAGGATTTGAGACTTTCCTACAACAACTTGACCGGATCTCTGCCGGAATCTTTCTCCGGATCGGAAATTCGGAATCTGTGGCTCAACAATCAGGAGCTAGGGTTATCTGGAACAATCGATGTGCTCTCCGATATGCCTCAGCTGGTTCAGGTTTGGCTGCACGCTAACGCATTTACCGGCGGAATTCCTGATTTATCGAAATGCACAAATCTATTTGATCTGCAATTGAGGGATAATATGTTAACTGGATTAGTGCCGCCTTCTTTGATCAATTTGCCCGCTCTTCTTAACGTTACATTGCAAAACAACAAGCTACAGGGGCGTTTCCCTGAGTTTCCGGATAGTGTTCAAACTAATTTAGGGGCTGATACTAATAGCTTCTGTTTGGATCATCCCGGGCCGTGTGATCCGCAGGTCAGCACGCTTCTTGACGTCGCGAGTTCTCTTGGGTATCCCGTGGCGATAGCGGAGGAGTGGAAAGGGAACGATGCTTGCCAAGATTGGCAATTCATCCTCTGTGATTCGCAAGGGGGGAATGTGACGGTTGTGAACATGGGGAAGCAGGGATTCACGGGCACTATATCGCCTGCGTTTGCGAATCTCACTTCGCTGAGGACTTTGGTGTTGAGTGATAACAGGCTCACCGGTGGGATCCCTGCTGTCTTGACTACCTTGAAACAGCTTCAGACGTTGGATGTGTcgaataataatttaatgggcccaattttgacctttccTCGTAATGTGAGTTTTACATATGCTGGAAATGCTTTCCTTGGTAAGAGTGATAGTCGTGGTGGTGGTCCAAGCCAGTTGGATGGGAGCTCTGGATCGTCGAACAAGTCTTCTTCGGTTGGTATGGTAGTTGGTGTGGTTATAGCTGTTTTAGTGTTTGTTGGAATTGTGTTGTTTGTGTCTTATAAATGCTATTTGAAGGGACGGGATAAGAGGTTAAGGGGGATTGAGAGGTCTAAGCAGGAAAAGGAGATGGCGACGAGGAATGGAGTGAATAGAAATGCTGGTGTCTCGAATGAGACCATGAGCCAGAACAGTGGCGATCATAGCAAGATGCCCGTTCTTGAGGGTGGCAACATTGCCTTCTCGATTCAGAATCTTAGGCAAGTGACTGACAATTTCAGTGAAGAGAATATATTGGGTAAAGGAGGGTTTGGGGTCGTGTACATGGGTGAGTTGCACGATGGGACCAAGATTGCAGTCAAGAGGATGAAGTCCAATGATATGGGTACGAAAGGCATGAAGGAGTTTCAGGCAGAAATCGCAGTCCTAACCAAAGTTCGTCACAGACATCTGGTCGCGCTGTTAGGTTACTGTATCAATGGCCACGAGAAGCTCTTGGTGTATGAGTACATGCCGCAGGGGCATTTAGGCCAGCATTTGTTTGAATGGGAGAAACATGGCTATCAATTTCTGACCTGGAAACAGCGGGTTACAATAGCGTTGGATGTGGCCAGAGGAGTCGAGTATCTGCACAGCTTGGCGCAGCAGAGTTTCATTCACAGAGATTTGAAGCCATCAAATATACTCCTGTCTGATGACATGAGAGCTAAGGTGGCAGATTTTGGATTGGTGAGAAGTGCGTCTGATGGGAAATATTCTGTTGAGACGAAGTTGGCTGGAACATTCGGCTATCTTGCACCTGAATATGCTG CAACTGGGAGAGTGACAACAAAAGTTGATGTCTACGCCTTTGGGGTTGTGTTAATGGAGATTTTAGCTGGTCGAAAAGCCCTAGAAGAAAAGATGCCGAATGAGAAGTCCCAACTGGTGACATGGTTCCGCAGGGTCCTAATCGGTAAAGAAAATCTCCGGAAGTCCATCGACCAGAATCTCCAGCCAGACGACGAAACTTATGAAAGCATATGCAAGGTTGCGGAGTTGGCTGGCCACTGCACTGCTCGTG CGTTCCAAAGGCCCGACATGGGGCATGCAGTGAACATCCTGGGACCTCTCGTGGAGCAGTGGAAACCCTCTATTGCCACAGAGAGCGAGGGTGATGGCGTCAACCTTCGTATGGGCCTCCATCAAGTCCTCCAGAGATGGCAAGCCAATGAAGGCACTTCTAGAATGTTCGATGATTTCTCCTACAGCCAGACGCAGTCGACTATCCCCTCGAAACCTACTGGATTTTCGGACACAAATAGCTCCACGGACAGTAGATGA